In Actinomycetota bacterium, the genomic window GGTGCGGGCGCTACGGATCGATCCGCGTCGGTTCCGTTCGATGCTCCTCGAACACCCGAAGGTGGCGGTCAAGCTCCTCGAGGTGCTCGCCGGCCGGCTGCGCCTCGTCGAGGGACGCGACCGCGATCAGTAGTGGTAGGGGAACCCGGTCCAGTCCGGGGTCCGCTTCTCGAGGAACGCGTCGCGCCCCTCTTGCGCCTCGTCGGTCATGTACCCGAGCCGGGTCGCCTCGCCCGCGAAGACCTGCTGGCCGACCAGGCCGTCGTCGATCAGGTTGAACGCGAACTTCAGCATCCGGATCGCCATCGGGGACTTCCCGCAGATCCGGCGAGCCCAGTCGAGCCCGACCTCCTCGATCCGCTCGTGCTCGACGACGGCGTTCACCATCCCCAGACGGTGGGCGTCGTCGGCGGAGTACTCGTCACCGAGGAAGAAGATCTCGCGGGCGAACTTCTGGCCGACCTGCCGGGCGAGGTACGCCGATCCGAACCCGCCGTCGAAGCTGGCCACGTCGGCGTCGGTCTGCTTGAAGCGTCCGTGCTGGCGGCTGGCGATGGTGAGGTCGCAGACCACGTGGAGGCTGTGCCCGCCTCCGGCCGCCCAGCCGGGGACCAGGCACACCACCGCCTTCGGCATGAACCGGATCAGACGTTGCACCTCGAGGATGTGCAGGCGACCGCTGCGGGCGGGGTCGACCGTCTCGGCGGTGTCGCCCTCGGCGTACCGGTAGCCGTCCTCGCCGCGGATCCGCTGGTCACCGCCGGAGCAGAACGCCCACCCGCCGTCCTCCGGGGACGGCCCGTTGCCGGTCAGCAGGACGCAGCCGACGT contains:
- a CDS encoding 1,4-dihydroxy-2-naphthoyl-CoA synthase, whose translation is MVSELFDADVWEEVDGFDLTDLTYHRARDVGAVRVAFDRPEVRNAFRPHTVDELYRVLDHARQSPDVGCVLLTGNGPSPEDGGWAFCSGGDQRIRGEDGYRYAEGDTAETVDPARSGRLHILEVQRLIRFMPKAVVCLVPGWAAGGGHSLHVVCDLTIASRQHGRFKQTDADVASFDGGFGSAYLARQVGQKFAREIFFLGDEYSADDAHRLGMVNAVVEHERIEEVGLDWARRICGKSPMAIRMLKFAFNLIDDGLVGQQVFAGEATRLGYMTDEAQEGRDAFLEKRTPDWTGFPYHY